CCAAGCTACAGGTGGCACTATGGCAAAGGCTGCAGGGAGCCCGAGATCCTGGATTTGGACTACGTTGGTGGCTTGGACTGTAATCGTCGTGGGGATGAGCCTCTACAGCTGATTCCCAGGAGATGCAGCTACCCTGATCAAGActagaaagaacagaaaaagaaagtccaAGACAGATCACAAACTTTGTTGCGTTCGTAGGCATTCCTCATACTTTATCCACATTGCACATCAAGAGCTTGTGTCGGACATGCAGCTCAACCGAATTGATTTTTGAGAGCCCCCGATCATCAGCACAAAACCACGGCTGGATCATGAAAAAACAAACATGGGGCACGTAGAAAAGCCGGGCCCCAAAGGCATTGGACGCCGGTGAgaacagagagaaaggaaatcgaaaagaGACACATTAGTTGCGAGAAAGAGATGCAGAGGGACGAAAGAGTTGGATTCATCAACCGATGACCTCTTCGGTCTcctccacaatctcctcgacaatctcctccaccacgGTGTCGCCCTCCTGCTGGTTGACAGCAACGGCATCCTTGGCCCGCTTGGGGGAGTCGGCGTCCTCGGGCAAGCCGAATGCCTCGCGCTCCTCGGcctggatctccttctcccgaCGCATCCAAGCAAGCCACTCGCTGAGCACACGCTTGCGTTGCTCGACCACGGCAGTGTTGGCAATGTCGACAGCAAATCGgtcctcctcgtcgaatTCTTTCGAGTATTCGCGCAGATTCTTGCGGACCTgcttctgctcctccttgCTGAGGAGGGTGGGGGGACGTGGGCGCCAGAGGAATTGCTTGAACTTCTCGGTGGGGTTTTCGGACAGGGTCTGGCCGGCAAAGGTGTGCAAGTTCCAACCGTTTTCCATCTGCATAGAGTATGTTAGTTCTAGTCGCATCGTGAGGAAACGTAATATGAGGCAATCTTACCGAGTGAGTCCACACACTAGCACTGCTGACCACGTAACGACCTGTGGGGTCCCACTCAATGTCGGTAACACCGTAGTGCTCGTTGGTCTTCATCAATTGAAGGTTGGCGGCCAGATCCTTCTCAGCCTCATTCTTCTCGCCCTCGAAGTCCATGTCCCAGAAGTCAAGATCGAAGTTGGTCTGAGAGTGGACAGTGGCAACAACCACGAAACGACCCTTAGGGGACCAGTAGATACCGttgctggtcttcttctcaaTGGTGCGGACGAGCTTGAAGTTGCCCGCTGtgttgcccttcttctcggggGCGAAGAAAGAGACAGCAGTCTTGGGAAGGACTGCAGCACCGGTGGGGGCCTCGCCGTTTGTGATGACGACGAAACGAGACCCATTAGGCTCCCAGGAGAAGTTGATGACGGTATCCTTCAAGCTATCCACAACCTCGACTGGCACACCCTTCTCACGAACACGGAAGATCTCCAAGTTGGTAGCCATAGACTTCTTAGACTTGGAGTGACGGTCGACCTTGACGCACACGTACGCACCCTGGGATTGCCAGTGCAGCTTGACGTCAGAAACGTTGAAGAGGTTACGGGTGCGCACAATCTCCTTGGAGGGAACGCTCATCATGGCGACACGGGCAGGGTTGCTGCCAATCTCAGGTGTCCAGAAGCAAAGAAGCTGTTCATATTGCTTCACACCTTCACGGGTCACGGTAGCAGGTGACCACTCAAAGTCATTGACACCCTCGACCTTCACTGACGTTCGGCCGAGCAGGTTCATATTGGGCACCTCATAGATTGAAATGGATTGGCCCTGGAGCATGCGCGCAACATACTTCTCATCAGCAGACCACTTGAAAGCTGGCCACTgcaccttcttcttcggctgAACGTCACCCTCAACTGCGGGACCACCGGCCAGATCATGGGAGACGAATGAGCGGAGAGGCTTGCCGGACTCAATATCCCACACAATGATGTTCTTTCCATCCTCCTCGAAGGTCAGAATGGGCTGACCCTCCTCAACCTGGATCGGGCGTGAGGACCATGTTGTGAGATAGCCCTCGAGCGGAGAGAATTCAACGAGTTGTACGAATGGGTGGGGGAACTGTTTCTgcttggagaaggaggcacCACCCCAGAGCTGGACACCCTGAGGATGGACGGAGGCGAGGAAGGTACCCTTGGGGGACCACTGAACGAAGAGTTGTGTCCAGTGGGCGCGGTCGACCACATTCTCGGGTGGGTTGGACTTGTTGTTCCAGAAAACGCCGACCTTGTCACCGCGGTACAGGGCGAACTGATCACGGGCGTTAGCATCGGCCATCCAGGAGCGAAGgtgctccttctccttgaacGGCTCCAGCTCGGGAGCATGGTATTCCTCCTCAATGCGACCTTCCCGACCATATCGCTCAATATCCATGAGCTTGTTGACGGCAAGAGTGTGCTTCTTATCGAGAGGGACACCGTGCAGCTGCTTGACAGCGGCCAGGGCCTGTTCGGGCGTCTCGAACTCAACAAAGGCGAATCTAAAAATAACAATCACAACCTAGTCAATCATCTCATCCCCCTCAACGAAGTCGTCTTGAGATCCATTTTGCTGGTACGCACCCTTCAGACATGCCCTTGTCGTTGAGCGGCATGAAAACAGCATCCTCGGAGGTGTGACCCACGGTGTTGAGTTTTCTCAACAAGAACTTGACGAGTTTCTGGCGGCTATCCTCGGGCACAACAGGGAGGCCATCGACGACGACAAAAGTATCCAAaccctcctccatcttgaccTCGAACTGCTCCTTGAGGTCTGCCGGGTACACTCATTGTTAGGAGAGGGGTACACGCCACAAAACGGTCGGGGTTTTTGACCATGGGGGCTAGAACATACCAGAGAAGtcaatctcctcttcctcctcctcgtggAAATCCTGCTCGGACAGTGTATCGAAGCTGGGCGCCATGATTGCGTGACTGGAGGCGACAGCCGTGATGGATCAAATCGGATTTGCGGACTTGATTGTGAGGATTTTCGGCCAGAAACAAAACTGGCCGCCAAGCGGGTTCTTTGTGCGGCGCGGACTTTGCTGACTCAGCTGTGAAGAGCCCGCCCGACGGCAGCAGGCTGTGGTGGGTCGctccttccttttttgtACATACTCGAAGTATACCAACATGGCAAAGCCGATTGTGTGGTCTCTGATCccatctgcttcttccaacAACCAGCATAAATTCCTGCCATAGAACTTCCGTCCTAAGTTTTCTCTGAAAGTAGCTCAAATTGTGGAGCCCAAAGGAGGAGTGACATGGCTACCACATCTCGGCAGTTAGCATTTGACTCTTTTGTTCCACTCACAGTCAGGGACAGCACACGGCGGGCTGGAACAAGACGGGCAACGACCACGGCCACAAGCATTGCCTCTCAAGACATTATCTGTGCCTTAAGCGAGTCACGAGGAGTCTCGTCAATCGTGGGAATCGCCTTTGTGAACCTTGCGACAGCTGAAGCTGTCCTGTGCCAGATATGCGACAGTCAAACATTTGTCAAAACCATCACCAAAATAGGAATTTTCGAGCCGAGCGAGGTTTTATTCATGCG
The nucleotide sequence above comes from Penicillium oxalicum strain HP7-1 chromosome II, whole genome shotgun sequence. Encoded proteins:
- a CDS encoding Eukaryotic translation initiation factor 3 subunit B, producing the protein MAPSFDTLSEQDFHEEEEEEIDFSDLKEQFEVKMEEGLDTFVVVDGLPVVPEDSRQKLVKFLLRKLNTVGHTSEDAVFMPLNDKGMSEGFAFVEFETPEQALAAVKQLHGVPLDKKHTLAVNKLMDIERYGREGRIEEEYHAPELEPFKEKEHLRSWMADANARDQFALYRGDKVGVFWNNKSNPPENVVDRAHWTQLFVQWSPKGTFLASVHPQGVQLWGGASFSKQKQFPHPFVQLVEFSPLEGYLTTWSSRPIQVEEGQPILTFEEDGKNIIVWDIESGKPLRSFVSHDLAGGPAVEGDVQPKKKVQWPAFKWSADEKYVARMLQGQSISIYEVPNMNLLGRTSVKVEGVNDFEWSPATVTREGVKQYEQLLCFWTPEIGSNPARVAMMSVPSKEIVRTRNLFNVSDVKLHWQSQGAYVCVKVDRHSKSKKSMATNLEIFRVREKGVPVEVVDSLKDTVINFSWEPNGSRFVVITNGEAPTGAAVLPKTAVSFFAPEKKGNTAGNFKLVRTIEKKTSNGIYWSPKGRFVVVATVHSQTNFDLDFWDMDFEGEKNEAEKDLAANLQLMKTNEHYGVTDIEWDPTGRYVVSSASVWTHSMENGWNLHTFAGQTLSENPTEKFKQFLWRPRPPTLLSKEEQKQVRKNLREYSKEFDEEDRFAVDIANTAVVEQRKRVLSEWLAWMRREKEIQAEEREAFGLPEDADSPKRAKDAVAVNQQEGDTVVEEIVEEIVEETEEVIG